A genome region from Populus alba chromosome 3, ASM523922v2, whole genome shotgun sequence includes the following:
- the LOC118054439 gene encoding uncharacterized protein — protein MAAELLPPEGPITTGTATTTAPTATEPTTTATTTALAQSENRGPPPPALKRQRRPSVRLGEIGDHHHQTAYESHMRRSTKLLHPQHNTWRIPKESSKSIKARSLTHLVNGNDNEIEEHEVIKNSQNGELNLVEFGHRRKAKRATTKRVRSNWISSNSRIEEGDNNLENSNGEEGFVREFDLDSDSPTKDQSPVHSADNVGLDFWHGNRRMVTGSGRVRVTESRENEGIEMENNDNDNNSERKWEGVRTWLIELGLSRYAPVFEIHEVDDQVLPLLTLEDLKDMGINAVGSRRKLYSAIQKLRKGFP, from the coding sequence ATGGCCGCCGAGTTACTTCCACCGGAAGGCCCAATCACCACCGGCACTGCTACCACAACAGCACCCACCGCCACAGAGCCCACCACAACTGCAACAACAACAGCTCTAGCTCAATCAGAAAACCGAGGGCCACCGCCACCAGCACTCAAACGGCAACGTCGACCAAGCGTCCGTCTCGGCGAGATCGGCGACCATCACCATCAAACAGCATACGAATCGCACATGCGACGCTCAACAAAGCTGCTGCATCCGCAACACAACACGTGGCGCATCCCTAAAGAATCTTCGAAATCAATCAAAGCACGCTCTTTAACTCATCTCGTTAACGGGAACGACAACGAGATTGAAGAACACGAGGTCATTAAAAATAGTCAAAACGGAGAGTTGAATCTTGTCGAGTTCGGACATAGAAGGAAAGCGAAGAGAGCGACAACGAAGAGAGTGAGATCGAATTGGATTTCATCGAATTCAAGAATCGAAGAAGGAGATAATAATTTGGAGAATTCAAATGGAGAGGAAGGGTTTGTTCGGGAATTCGATCTTGATTCTGATAGTCCTACAAAAGACCAAAGTCCAGTCCATTCTGCTGACAATGTTGGTTTAGATTTCTGGCACGGGAATCGGAGAATGGTTACGGGCTCTGGTCGAGTTAGGGTTACAGAGAGTAGGGAAAATGAAGGAATAGAAATGGagaataatgataatgataataattcgGAGCGAAAATGGGAAGGAGTTAGGACTTGGTTGATTGAGTTAGGTTTAAGTCGATACGCGCCGGTTTTTGAGATACATGAAGTGGATGATCAAGTGTTGCCATTATTGACATTGGAGGATTTGAAAGATATGGGAATAAATGCGGTTGGTTCAAGAAGGAAACTGTATTCTGCAATCCAGAAGCTTCGAAAGGGGTTTCCGTGA
- the LOC118054438 gene encoding uncharacterized protein isoform X2: MTMVPAQSLSKQQQQQHQHQICDGGYFGEDVRTFKEGLGLMSRLEGYDSCVSEACLLGSDLVVANIPMAEDESRTNSLNNEAGSSSKDVQEERHEGWLQLSIGGHTTTATPTSHEGKHDHHHHHHHQQQQQQQQQQLVLDSTSRRGGLIELDLLPGSSSRVSHQARPLSSPVFHVPDFRAPPRPVPSHVTNFSNTSLFFQHHPAATSSTYPLHQEINWPFRPMLPNIATASSSPPSSSSSLMPLGSYFSRPFQVNSTGMDFAGPSSDFKVIDPPRRSHSGIWFMLQASQNQTKEPFLPQISKSYLRIKDGRMTVRLLMKYLVNKLRLDSESEVEMTCRGQQLLPFLTLQHVRDNIWSPREALALLPESSTSDHVMVLHYGRTA; the protein is encoded by the exons ATGACCATGGTTCCTGCTCAAAGTCTTTCtaaacagcaacagcaacagcatcAGCATCAAATTTGTGATGGTGGTTATTTTGGTGAGGATGTCCGTACTTTTAAAGAGGGCCTTGGTCTTATGAGCAGATTAGAAGGTTATGACTCTTGTGTTAGCGAAGCTTGCTTATTAGGATCTGATCTAGTGGTGGCTAATATTCCCATGGCTGAAGATGAATCAAGAACTAACAGTCTTAATAATGAAGCTGGCTCAAGCTCAAAAGATGTTCAAGAAGAGAGACATGAAGGGTGGCTCCAATTGAGTATAGGCGGTCACACAACAACAGCAACACCAACAAGCCATGAGGGCAAGCacgatcatcatcatcatcatcatcatcaacaacaacaacaacagcagcaacaacagcTAGTACTTGATTCTACAAGTAGAAGAGGAGGGTTGATAGAGCTTGATCTACTACCAGGTAGCAGTAGTAGAGTTTCACATCAAGCGAGGCCATTGAGTAGTCCTGTTTTTCACGTTCCTGATTTTAGAGCTCCTCCAAGGCCAGTCCCAAGTCATGTCACTAATTTTAGCAATACATCTTTATTCTTTCAACACCATCCAGCAGCAACTAGCTCAACCTATCCTCTTCATCAAGAGATAAACTGGCCATTTAGGCCTATGTTGCCCAATATAGCGACCGCCTCATCTTCTCCGCCATCCTCTTCTTCGTCTTTGATGCCATTGGGGTCCTATTTTTCGCGTCCGTTCCAAGTAAATAGTACTGGCATGGATTTTGCAGGACCGAGCTCCGACTTTAAAGTAATCGATCCTCCAAGAAGATCCCATTCTGGCATTTGGTTTATGCTACAAGCGTCTCAAAATCA AACGAAAGAACCCTTCTTGCCGCAAATATCCAAGAGCTACCTGAGAATCAA GGATGGAAGGATGACAGTTCGGTTATTAATGAAGTATCTGGTTAACAAGCTGAGACTGGATAGCGAATCAGAG GTAGAGATGACGTGTAGAGGGCAACAGCTTCTTCCTTTCTTGACACTGCAGCATGTTAGGGATAACATCTGGAGCCCCAGAGAGGCACTCGCTTTGCTTCCAGAATCCTCAACCTCGGATCATGTCATGGTGCTGCACTATGGTAGAACTGCTTAA
- the LOC118054438 gene encoding uncharacterized protein isoform X1 has product MTMVPAQSLSKQQQQQHQHQICDGGYFGEDVRTFKEGLGLMSRLEGYDSCVSEACLLGSDLVVANIPMAEDESRTNSLNNEAGSSSKDVQEERHEGWLQLSIGGHTTTATPTSHEGKHDHHHHHHHQQQQQQQQQQLVLDSTSRRGGLIELDLLPGSSSRVSHQARPLSSPVFHVPDFRAPPRPVPSHVTNFSNTSLFFQHHPAATSSTYPLHQEINWPFRPMLPNIATASSSPPSSSSSLMPLGSYFSRPFQVNSTGMDFAGPSSDFKVIDPPRRSHSGIWFMLQASQNQTKEPFLPQISKSYLRIKDGRMTVRLLMKYLVNKLRLDSESEQVEMTCRGQQLLPFLTLQHVRDNIWSPREALALLPESSTSDHVMVLHYGRTA; this is encoded by the exons ATGACCATGGTTCCTGCTCAAAGTCTTTCtaaacagcaacagcaacagcatcAGCATCAAATTTGTGATGGTGGTTATTTTGGTGAGGATGTCCGTACTTTTAAAGAGGGCCTTGGTCTTATGAGCAGATTAGAAGGTTATGACTCTTGTGTTAGCGAAGCTTGCTTATTAGGATCTGATCTAGTGGTGGCTAATATTCCCATGGCTGAAGATGAATCAAGAACTAACAGTCTTAATAATGAAGCTGGCTCAAGCTCAAAAGATGTTCAAGAAGAGAGACATGAAGGGTGGCTCCAATTGAGTATAGGCGGTCACACAACAACAGCAACACCAACAAGCCATGAGGGCAAGCacgatcatcatcatcatcatcatcatcaacaacaacaacaacagcagcaacaacagcTAGTACTTGATTCTACAAGTAGAAGAGGAGGGTTGATAGAGCTTGATCTACTACCAGGTAGCAGTAGTAGAGTTTCACATCAAGCGAGGCCATTGAGTAGTCCTGTTTTTCACGTTCCTGATTTTAGAGCTCCTCCAAGGCCAGTCCCAAGTCATGTCACTAATTTTAGCAATACATCTTTATTCTTTCAACACCATCCAGCAGCAACTAGCTCAACCTATCCTCTTCATCAAGAGATAAACTGGCCATTTAGGCCTATGTTGCCCAATATAGCGACCGCCTCATCTTCTCCGCCATCCTCTTCTTCGTCTTTGATGCCATTGGGGTCCTATTTTTCGCGTCCGTTCCAAGTAAATAGTACTGGCATGGATTTTGCAGGACCGAGCTCCGACTTTAAAGTAATCGATCCTCCAAGAAGATCCCATTCTGGCATTTGGTTTATGCTACAAGCGTCTCAAAATCA AACGAAAGAACCCTTCTTGCCGCAAATATCCAAGAGCTACCTGAGAATCAA GGATGGAAGGATGACAGTTCGGTTATTAATGAAGTATCTGGTTAACAAGCTGAGACTGGATAGCGAATCAGAG CAGGTAGAGATGACGTGTAGAGGGCAACAGCTTCTTCCTTTCTTGACACTGCAGCATGTTAGGGATAACATCTGGAGCCCCAGAGAGGCACTCGCTTTGCTTCCAGAATCCTCAACCTCGGATCATGTCATGGTGCTGCACTATGGTAGAACTGCTTAA